From the genome of Oryza glaberrima chromosome 1, OglaRS2, whole genome shotgun sequence:
CATGGCGAATATCCAAGCAAAGATGTAGGCAAACGCATCTTCCAAGTCGAAGCTTACAAAGGATTTGATCAATACGGGAACTAATAACACTAGGACCAACATCTGACAAATAATGGATTTCAGtgactttttttaaagatgATGACTGATCCTTTTTTTAAAGTAATAAACAGACAGACAAACCCCTTACTGGATGAAAATGGCTAGCACTAAACTACTGTACTAATTATCTCAAACTGAATATCTCGAGCACATGTCAATCAACTTGATGTAACCACCAGTAGGGCTTAGCTATAGCCtttagatcatatatataatgcaaAATGATCATACtacaaaaactaaaaagaataTGCCAAACAAACTACATTATGATGATGCTTATTATAGCCTAAGGTATGTACTTCTAAGATTTAGTTCGAAGTAATGCCCATCTGGCAAGTTAATTCCAGCATTAACGTGTTCTAAAAGCCACTCTACTTATGAGAAGCCGGGCCACCACATTCATACATTACAGCCAGAAACAACAAATCCAGGAAGTTAATACGTGATTAAGAATGCATCAAACAAGCAGCAGGAATGCCACTATTTAGATCACCAAGTCGAGAGTCTGATCTCTAGTAGTACAGCTCAACACACAGTTAGGTACAGGTTTAAAAGTTATGTTAATGATGGATTGGAAGCCATGCCTGCATGAGGCCATAGCCTTCTATCAGACAGGCAGGGTCGCTTGCTATCACCAAACCATCAACGGATCAACCCCACGGTTCCAGTGTCACGTACTACTGATCATATCAAAAAGGAACAACCACACTCACCACAAATGCTTAGGGACTACTGTTATCCTCATCTAAAGCAAGCAACTGtagcatcatcatcattgtcTTGGAATGCGTGCAGCTAATGAACCCAGAGTTAACCATAAAGCAATAAGATCAAAGGGCTTACGGGTGCAGGAAGTGTTCGAACAGCCACGCGCGTAGAACGGACACAGCGCGCTCGGGGAGCCCCCTCTGTGGGCGCCAAATATTGTGCGGCTGGCCGAACGCGCTCGCGCTGTTCGCTCGCtggaggccggcgccgccgctgctaccCCCGGCGAGCCCGAACACGGCGATCTCCTTGTTTAGCCCGTCCTTCACAGCGACCTTGTTGCTCGTGTTGCGCAGCTGGTTCAGAATCATGCTCTTCAAGCACTTGAAGTGCTTCGCCATCGCCCTCAGCGCCAATGCCGCGAACGGCGCGGCGTTGCTGAACCCGGCGACGGTCTCGAACGAGGCCATCACAGCCTGAACCTGCTGGTAGTACTGCCGGTACCTCTTGCAAACCTAAAAAAAGATATTGCTGTTGGGTTAGAATTCGATGAGAGATAATCTACCAACAAAGAATGATTAGATAAAAAGATATCCATGTTAGGAAAAGGAAGCAGTGTGCTTTTGTTTTCATGTGGATATGACACGAACAAAGCAAGCGTAGCTCCCAATTATGGGAGAGAGATGCTATTAAAGAACACAGGCAAACAAAATTGCCTTACAGAGGGTTCCAAAAATAGAAGCTTTCTACATTGTACTCCTACGTAGATGCTCATGTAGTATACTCCTAATTGCCATGCTCCGACATCGTAGAGGAGAGCGCATTTCAAAGCTCGAAGCTTTTAGCAGCGCCACTATTCTCACCAGAGGACACCAACAAGAGAGAATTAATGGCATCTGGCATCGCCCATGGGTCATGTCTCAAGACTTTGAAAGGACGGTTAGTTCTAATTTCATGTGGAGGACTATCTTTTCAAGCACTCACAGTAGTGCTAAACAGCCGATCAAAATACAATCTTTGGTGATAAGACGCGGAGGAACACCACTATTCATCATGAACAGTGCAGAACTGTACAAGCTCAAACCACTCgaggaaaaaggagagagaacaAATCAAAAGATGTATCAGCAGCAAAGGAAATCATCATCAAATCAAAAGCACATGCAACCACAGTAAATAAAAGCAATCCGCAACTGCATCGGTGACATGACCACTATGTGCAAGATTCTTCTCCACCCAGGAGTAGCGATAATTGTAACGCCGAAACAAGGTGAAAAAGATGGTCGCCACAAGAAACCTGGAAGGAGGAATTGAGGCGGCTAGCGGAGCTCACTCACCTCTTCCATCATGGAGATGAGCTTCGTCTTCTTCCACTGCTGCTCGGCCCCCGAGATGGGGCCAGCGTCGGCCGCTGCGCGGTCAGCGCCGCCGAGGTCGTGATCAACGACGTCATGATCGACGCCGTCCATCGGATCCGCGTCGAGCAGGCCCTCGTCGGAGATGGTGCGGTCGACGTGCGAAGcagcgccgccgacgtcgcagATCTCCTCGAACAGCTTCTCTGCCGGGCCGAGGAAACGGGACCGGCCGAGCACGGCGGCGTAGCCGGTGAAGGGACCGAACGGCCCCGTGGCCTGCGCGAGGCCGCCGAGCTGCCTCCTCGGCTGCGCCTGCGGTGGTGGAGGATTCGACGACGCGGAGGAGAGCGACAGCGAGAAGTTCTGCGGTGGGATctgcgggagcggcggcgccagcccgTGCGCCACCAGCTGCGCCTGCGCTAGAGTAGGGCTGTGCGGGgagtacgacgacgacgaggacgcgtACGAGTAGAACGCCGGGGGCGGAGGCCACGacccgtgctgctgctgctgctgcggggCATGACCATGACCATGACCATGAGGCGGTGGCGAGTCCCCGGCGTCCGGCGGGAACCGGAGCTTCTCGCGCCGGCTGTGCTGGGGCACGTGGTACAtctgcccgcccgccgccgcggccgctgccgcaACGGCCGCGCCGGCCACGTGCTGCGGATGGTGGTGGAGCAGGAGGTGACCGGCGTgcccgtggtggtggtggtggtgctccgCGCCTCCACCCTGGCCGCCGCCGTACCCGCCGCCCCCAGCGGCGGACGACATGGCGCACACGCACGTACGGTCGTGGGTCTCTTCtcctcggcgcgcgcgcgggtggGCACGTAGTACGGGTGGTGCGTGCGAAGAGGCGCAGCGCAGTGAGCACCTGGCCCTGGAGAGAGTGGAGATAGAGGGGAAACGGCTCCGCACTTTCCGAGCGCCCGGGCCTGGCTTGGCTGGCCTGGTCTCACTCCCTCATCACTCTCCCgctctgcttctgctgctgctgtagtGTAGCCTCCCTCTCCCACCCCGACCCCTCGCGTCCTCTTGTTGttttcctcctctttttccCCGTTTCGCCTTTGGGCTGGGTGTTGTTGCTGGGTTCGTGGCGCCTTTCTTTCTGCAAAGGCGAGACACGGAGGGGGAGAAAGAGGGGGATGgcgggagggagagatgggaaGGAAATGGTAAGCCGTGAAACTGTGAAAGCGAAAGCAGAAAGGCCGAGCGCGACGGGGGAGAggagtggagactggagagcGCGCATCGCGTGTAAAAATAGGTGCAGCCGCGCTTGTCATCCGAGTGGGTGGGTGGGCTGTTTGGCTGCCAGGACGTGTCCGGGCCTGCAGCGTACTTGCCCTTGGCGCGGCGCGATCAGCCCTTGGCTGGCTCGTtacgagggaaaaaaaaattattttcatctTCCCTTGTTTTACTGCGGCTGCCCGCGGTTGGTACTCCCACCTGTGGGGGTTTGACCATTCCAAGCTACGAGTAGAAAACATTCCATGTGCAGTGCGATTAAGTCCCCCATTATAAATGTTGTCCTAACTGGCTTTCGTACAAATACCCATCTCCCTTCTTTCGAATTCCACCTCTGCTGCAGCAACAATTTTTGCGTGTTAACCCCAGTACTCTGTACAGGGCTGTCAAACGACACCAAAATACGGTTTTTATCGCAAGCGTGTCCACATCACTACATCTACATGACCCAATCCCTTGGCTGCTTGTGTATAGTGTAGTAGTGGGGTAGTACAATACTGCTCGACCCGCACTAGTAGAAGCGGCAAATCATACGCGCCCTTTAATGCGCTGCCCTCCCCAGAGCAAGCCCTCCATTGGGCGAGTCCTGACGCCCGGGCCCACGACTGGTCACCACCCGTAACTGGGCCCGCAAGTAAGCAATCACCCCTCTGGGCCCCACCCATGACAAGACCTAACATAGCACACCCTCTGGCCCACGGCCCGTCTcttcctccctccgctccgAGTCCCCCACGCGCAGCTCCACACCGTCGTCGACGCACCACCGACAAGCGGGACCCACGTCCCCTACCCGGTTTTCCATACAGCGGCGCGCAACCAGGGATACGGGGGAGAGAATCCCACCTCTCTTTCGCCGCGGCTGTTGGCTGTTGCGTCGCGTGGGACGTCACCGGGGGACACGTGCCGGCTCCTCCTTGGGCGCGGCATGATTAGCAAAGCTACGCTACGGCGGAGCCCGTGACGTGGCTGCCGCTGCCATTAACTTCAAATCCACCCGTCCATTCATCTAGCCGTAGTGCACAGAGAGAGAATAAGTGAGCAAAAGATACGAGGAGTACGAGCAGAGTACTGGGGTGTGAGGGAACTACACCTCCGGGCTTATGCCTTTGTTGTTACTGCAGGGACCCCCTCTGTAGACTATAGTGCAGCTAAGCACGGCTAAGCTACTGCCTAGTGACCTCTCTCTACATGGATCAACAGAACAGGTGAAAGTGATTCTCACTTGGTCAGAACAGTGGCAGGACAGTGCCGCCCTATCGCCGCGGGTCCCACCTCGCAGTGTCGACGCGCACTGCTTTGCTCAACATTTCGTGCATGTGAGCACATGAACAGGTGAACCGAGGCAGCTGCTAAGCTTTGGCTACCTATCCCCACGTTAAATATCTTCACGTTTCCACCGCTTCCGCCTCTTCTGCAAACGCGATCTCACAGCGTTGCATGCGACCGAGCGGGGCTCACGCTAAGCCAACGTGTGCACAGCGAACCCACGAAGCACTGCTAgcacgtactactactacgCTCCGCCCGCGCGGTGTTTGCCACAGACCGTCCTATACCACTACACATATTTTCCCATCGCCGCAGCGCGTTGGAAATCGTTTCACGGGGGCAGACGCTGTGTATTGGCAGCGGCGCAGCGCTGTGGCGCTGTGCTAATCAGGCAGGCAAAGACACAGAACAGAGGCAGTAGTACGCACACCGTGCCGATGACACGCCGCATGCACGCGTGGGCAAGGGCCACGGGCGCATGCACACCGCAACGTGTATCTTCTCCCCAGCTCGTGCATTAGGCCGTCGCCCAAGCTGGATGGACCAGCTTATCAACTTGTTTATCCGAGCTTTCCGCCTTGCCGCGAGAGTCGAGACGAAGCTGGCCTTGGCGCCTTGGCCCCTCGCCGTCCTCACCTTTTCGCGTGTCGATGGTACGCACAAGTGTGCGACCGGCTGGAGTGGCTGGACCGGGGACCCGCCTGTGTTTTCGCGCAGTTCCTGTTTCGCTGGATCGCATGTGGACACGCCGCGTTTTCCCTGTTTCTCGCAGCGCACGTGTTGGCTGCTGCCTGCCATGGCTGCCGCACACGCCAAAAACGTACGTGCGTTTCGTTTCGTGCGACCCTGCTGCTAGCTCATGTGTCCCGCCCGGGCTCCCGGGTGCGTTCTAAAGCCAAAAGCAATTATTTTTGACGTAAAAAGAAGGGGTAGAACCAGGGAATTACACGGAGCGAGCTTCCAGCTGCTGTACCATAGCATATTTACAGTGGAGTGAAATGAGGAGACCGAACTTTTACCAGTGAACTGTGTGACCTTGAGATTCTTTAGCATTAATCAACAACGGAtaacactacttaaaaaatcttCATAGGGACCGGTATTATAAGAGCCAATTTATTTAAAATCGACATCTATGATCTTTTTCTCACCTTTccacgatgaaaaaaatataaaacggCATATTTAAGCACTATAGATATCGattctgtttaaaaaaaaactcaatacaTGCACTATAGatgcatatttttaatagaactGACATCTATAAAATGAATATGGATGctgattcttttaaaaaaaactgacacctgttaaaaaaaaacttcatccGTATATGTTTGACCACCCACAGCACCCTTATCTTATCTATCCATCCCGCTTGCCATCCATGCATCTCTcgtccctcctctccctttgcCTTCCTCTCTCTGGTGGAGCAGCGATggccctcccccctcctctcctcctccagggCAGCGTGGCGATGGAGAAAGCTGACCGGTCGGGCAGGGTGCGGCCGGTGCGGTGGCTGACAGATAGATCTTATCAGCCCCGTCCTCAAGTACGGCgagatggcggtggtggtggaggaggcctaGATCTCGCTAGCCCTCTCTCTCCTAGGGGAcctccccccttccccttctcctcctctagcATGGCGTGGGGTGGCGGCCGGGTGGCAAGGTGGCGGCGTGGTCATCAGATCTCGTCGGCTCCCTCTTGCCCAAGGGAcctccgcccccctcccccctccaccAATGCGGCATTGGGTGGCGGCCACCGGCGTGGAAGCCGGCGttacgtttttttttaataaaccgaCACGTATAGGATTGGAGCAAACGTACCGACCATAGCTAGTTCATAACCGTTACTTATGGGGTTTTCTGTCTTAGTGTAAAAGGCTCGTTTTACCGTCCAATTCTAGCTGGGCTATGCCAAATTTTCAATAAAACTAGAAAGACTTAATTAAAAAGAGATTattaattaaattattactCCTAATTACGTATCATCTTGATAATTGAatatttactaattaattttaaTAGATACTAAATTAAAAAACTACTTCCTTTTACATttattctactccctctgtcccataatataaagaattttagttggatgtgatacatcttaatacaataaatctTAACAAACGGTCTATCCTAGATTTATTGCATGTGTCATATCCacctaaaatttcttatattataatGGAGGGAATATATAACGATAATGTAAAAGAAAGTCCCTTTTACATTTCAACATCATAATGTcgaagcaagaaaaaaaaagaaactggtTTACTTCCTCTATCtcataaaaaaaccaatactTAGATGTGGCACATTTtattactatgaatctggacagagaaTCTatctctatccagattcattgtattaaaatgtgtcacatccaatatTAGATTCTTTTTGTATTGGACGAAGGAGTACCGCGAGGTACTGTAGAACTTGGGAGTATGTTTGAATGACACTTCGACAGCATCCGTGCCAACGTATACGATGATGCGTATACACGAGGTTTTTGCCCTTTTGGACATCCATGATATACTACGCGCCTCGTAGTCCGCAAGAAATGAGTGCGGAGTAGATCGCTGATCGCGTCTTCCCGTCGAAATTTTTTCTCATCATACGGCCACTCGACGACCAGCTGCAGTACCAGGTACCGAATCACTCTACTCCTACTAGCAACGACAGTAAGGTCAATTCAGAGAAGCCTGCATGCCACcgtttcttttcctctctctatctTTTCTGACTGATCGATGCTTGTCGTTGTACGTATCTGTCCGGTTCCTTCTCTCTTCAAAGACGTTGGCTAATCACGCCCTGCttaggggtgtttagatccacggGCATAAAGTGGATACTATTAGGATATTGCATGAGGTGTTCggtactagaaaaaaattaattatataatctATTAGTAAAccatgagacgaatttattaagtctaattaattcatcattagcaaatatttactgtagcccAAATTGCCAAaccatggagcaattaggcttaaaagattcgtctcgtaaattagtcgcggtctatgcaattagttattttttagtatttatttaatactttatgcaggtgtttaaacattcgatgtgatatggtgtaaaattttagggtgggatctaaataCCCCTTTACCAGATTccatcaaaaactttacaccctgtcacattgaacgtttgaaTTCCtgcattaagtattaaatataggctaaaaaaagaaattacataaattgtgactgtcgacgtttgatgtcgcgattgcggtatttgcatagtatggggatcgttggtactaggatatacgcgagaccgaggtaaaagagacggagacgaggattttatacaggttcgggcccttgaatcgtcaggtaataaccctacatcatGTTGgtcgaagccggtcgttgctcttattcatcataatcacacggTCGTTATCGACATGGCGGTTTGAAAGtatgactcgtagtcgacaacagggtagtcttcctcctcgagttcgtgcccggcgaaatcagagacagcgctagatccctatGGCCGGCCTTTGTAGGTACCAGATAGGGCCGAtccaggcatatctctgatgtcgatatccggcggcttgtcttggcgtatgttggcttgtatgttgtgccTTCTATTGTTCCGTGTTGTCTATCGTGGGTGTCTTCCATGGtgggtgtgtcccctctcctcttaggaggtcttgtatttatacccataggtgtctccttgtccaagtagaaatagggaaaccaatatggatacaatctgagtagtcattgtcgtttccatatagaactctggttgtctttccttattcggaactcctcctatatccgcaggttgtttccgtatagaaCATGGTATATGGTGAGTCCTGCCAAGATTTAGTTAACAAATATTatgtatgtggtatccataaccctgacagtgactaatttgcgagacaaatcttttgagcttaggccctgtttaggctgtgtttagttcacactgaagtttagaagtttggttgaaattggtacgatgtgatagaaaagttgtgtatatgaaaggtttgatgtgatggaaagttggaagtttgggaaAAAAAGCTTTGGAACAGGCCTCCAAACTTCAAccaattttaattaaacttccaaacttcagtgtgaactaaacacaaccttaattgctccatgatttgacagtgctacagtaaacatttgctaatgatggattaattagtcttaataaatttgtctcgtattTTGCTAAcgaattctgtaattagtttttttattagtatacGTACACTctatacgacaccctatataatattcgatattacacgctaaaactttacatcTGAATTTAAACACCCCTCAGTCTCATCCATGTTAAGAGTATAGGATTAGGAATTTAGGAGTACTCCACGTACCTGTATGTAATTGGAGTGTACTGTAGTATCTCCGGATACGGTGGATGGCGT
Proteins encoded in this window:
- the LOC127780520 gene encoding BEL1-like homeodomain protein 9, producing the protein MSSAAGGGGYGGGQGGGAEHHHHHHGHAGHLLLHHHPQHVAGAAVAAAAAAAGGQMYHVPQHSRREKLRFPPDAGDSPPPHGHGHGHAPQQQQQHGSWPPPPAFYSYASSSSSYSPHSPTLAQAQLVAHGLAPPLPQIPPQNFSLSLSSASSNPPPPQAQPRRQLGGLAQATGPFGPFTGYAAVLGRSRFLGPAEKLFEEICDVGGAASHVDRTISDEGLLDADPMDGVDHDVVDHDLGGADRAAADAGPISGAEQQWKKTKLISMMEEVCKRYRQYYQQVQAVMASFETVAGFSNAAPFAALALRAMAKHFKCLKSMILNQLRNTSNKVAVKDGLNKEIAVFGLAGGSSGGAGLQRANSASAFGQPHNIWRPQRGLPERAVSVLRAWLFEHFLHPYPTDGDKQMLAKQTGLTRNQVSNWFINARVRLWKPMVEEIHNLEMRQMHKHSVVDKGQHSVHHQAQHSSQCSGNPSVPSDSHPGQSSSITRNHNTAASQGFPDELSQMSQSIQGQVSFAYNGLTSQHNIASPHHQHQQVGGVGIGGGNGGVSLTLGLHQNNRVCIAEPLPAALPANLAHRFGLEEVSDAYVMSSFGGQDRHFGKEIGGHLLHDFVG